One Kitasatospora sp. MAP12-44 DNA segment encodes these proteins:
- a CDS encoding immunity 49 family protein encodes MVSIVPRHPFPTGNAEEGIAVLQRNSQRLIDRLEAGSADLGDALRLTVTLAKSHCLLDTEASHLPTWESWVNAMQVGSAVFAVATTTDEHVQCRIADKDRTLQATGARPYVNPESWLTALYLAVVCREKQRITALCQVPLSLLRESGSHFAELEFAWIDALQTYWLGGPDLVSKLRVAIDATDPETVADPETVAHLVYPPMELFHRFIRGDHASFNRALTDALEWHKRYWSQDGRAVQASGLVALAPLAMACLAYDTGTPIEVQSEYLPIALLERDWCGEFPT; translated from the coding sequence TTGGTCTCGATCGTCCCCCGTCACCCTTTCCCCACGGGGAACGCGGAAGAGGGCATCGCCGTGCTCCAGAGAAATTCGCAGCGGCTGATCGACCGGCTGGAAGCGGGTTCTGCCGATCTGGGTGATGCGCTGCGCCTGACCGTCACCTTGGCGAAGTCGCACTGCTTGTTGGACACGGAGGCGTCGCATCTGCCCACGTGGGAGTCCTGGGTAAACGCGATGCAGGTGGGCTCCGCCGTGTTCGCCGTCGCGACCACGACCGACGAGCACGTGCAGTGCCGTATTGCGGACAAGGACCGGACGCTCCAAGCTACCGGCGCGCGTCCATACGTGAACCCGGAGTCCTGGCTCACGGCCCTGTACCTGGCGGTGGTATGCCGTGAGAAGCAGAGGATCACGGCCCTGTGTCAGGTGCCGTTGTCCCTGTTGCGGGAATCCGGTTCGCACTTCGCCGAGCTCGAATTCGCCTGGATCGATGCGCTCCAGACCTACTGGCTCGGAGGCCCTGACCTCGTCTCAAAGTTGAGGGTCGCCATTGACGCCACCGATCCGGAGACCGTTGCCGACCCGGAGACTGTGGCTCACCTGGTCTACCCGCCGATGGAACTGTTCCACCGCTTCATCCGCGGGGACCACGCCAGCTTCAACCGGGCCCTCACCGACGCCCTTGAGTGGCACAAGCGGTACTGGAGCCAGGACGGTCGGGCCGTCCAGGCCTCGGGCCTCGTCGCCCTTGCCCCGCTCGCCATGGCGTGCCTCGCCTATGACACAGGCACCCCCATCGAGGTCCAGTCCGAGTACCTGCCCATCGCCCTCCTCGAGCGCGACTGGTGCGGCGAGTTCCCCACCTAG
- a CDS encoding DUF6507 family protein, whose protein sequence is MAGSSGWDIQPQGVQGQLKIVGGHADDLSTALNTLVSDMQAAAQAAGTAVPGSQATVNIQGPVPVGAAPLSHGALGPVAAALSQYLEGRQGELKSMAERIEACLTGAVKATNAYLDGDLTAAKNAQDAAKSVNLQALGIQPEAAK, encoded by the coding sequence ATGGCGGGTTCGAGTGGTTGGGACATCCAGCCGCAGGGCGTGCAGGGGCAGTTGAAGATCGTCGGCGGGCATGCGGATGATCTGTCGACGGCGCTGAACACACTGGTGTCGGATATGCAGGCGGCGGCCCAGGCGGCGGGGACCGCGGTGCCGGGTTCGCAGGCGACGGTGAACATCCAGGGTCCGGTGCCGGTGGGAGCCGCGCCTTTGTCGCACGGTGCGCTGGGTCCGGTGGCGGCGGCGTTGTCGCAGTATCTGGAAGGTCGTCAGGGGGAGTTGAAGTCGATGGCCGAGCGGATCGAGGCGTGTCTGACGGGTGCGGTGAAGGCGACCAACGCCTACCTCGACGGTGACCTGACGGCGGCGAAGAACGCGCAGGACGCGGCGAAGAGCGTGAACCTTCAGGCGTTGGGGATCCAGCCGGAGGCCGCGAAGTGA
- a CDS encoding pore-forming ESAT-6 family protein: MTGGTDRRSYDQGASAEAQSNIQVVIGRLEQVMAARDAQVKAVMSNFQADGVSDAYHGKELRWQSASGEVKNIIHLLRTTLEQNDGTAQQTLARAKSAVDNIG, from the coding sequence ATGACCGGTGGTACGGACCGTCGTTCCTACGACCAGGGCGCGTCGGCGGAGGCGCAGAGCAACATCCAGGTGGTCATCGGCCGTCTGGAGCAGGTGATGGCCGCGCGCGATGCGCAGGTCAAGGCCGTCATGTCGAACTTCCAGGCGGATGGCGTCTCGGACGCGTATCACGGCAAGGAGCTGCGCTGGCAGAGCGCGTCGGGTGAGGTGAAGAACATCATCCACCTGCTGCGCACGACGTTGGAGCAGAACGACGGCACCGCGCAGCAGACGCTGGCGCGTGCGAAGTCCGCGGTCGACAACATCGGCTGA
- a CDS encoding DUF6177 family protein, whose translation MTKDVIALTARMPDAWVVLAGLLSGGPDKLLDATGEGAVVRLLDEQGRPLVSVEAPLLVQVPGEAERLLGATPPRVPYWWTEARASTGVPDAEKLAGTFAARVADLAEGTVWPPQAARSIAVVQTSGISAAPTPAAAQPAVDVLTEKVAVVIMDRPVVAMTSWLSDAFRAAAASNRGLQIVSPAATTLSPAVRAHLPGWPSRWVVQDERDGYFDGISGAVLRWQEGMFATVIPADATVQDPRTPVSASFRDVSATGERQLAVTFRTVHPADDRLVLGGALETVWRELTGEPPAGWGTAEPANLPWSPGRLTDLAYSRAPEPTWFVVVGSPERPGLATLKVTRTEAGVEEDVTLAFGYGADEEVPLDVLPRMAEALATRHRLQSMLLQLRRARRDLAVPPRLEGPGVPLAFVLGAEEVRAMPDDRARRTPLSEPAVRLGPKARPAFYYRFPGDPSDLSGWTDFERLMRHLKDA comes from the coding sequence ATGACCAAGGACGTCATAGCCCTCACCGCGCGGATGCCCGACGCCTGGGTGGTGCTCGCCGGCCTGCTCTCCGGTGGCCCCGACAAGCTCCTGGACGCGACGGGCGAGGGCGCGGTCGTCCGACTCCTCGACGAGCAGGGTCGGCCCCTGGTCTCGGTCGAGGCACCGCTGCTGGTGCAGGTTCCCGGCGAGGCGGAGCGGCTGCTCGGGGCGACCCCGCCGCGCGTCCCGTACTGGTGGACCGAGGCCCGCGCCTCCACCGGCGTCCCCGACGCCGAGAAGCTCGCCGGGACCTTCGCGGCCCGAGTCGCCGACCTGGCCGAGGGCACCGTCTGGCCGCCGCAGGCCGCGCGGTCGATCGCCGTCGTGCAGACCTCCGGGATCAGCGCCGCGCCCACGCCCGCCGCCGCGCAGCCCGCCGTCGACGTGCTGACCGAGAAGGTCGCCGTGGTCATCATGGACCGCCCGGTGGTCGCCATGACGTCCTGGCTCTCCGACGCCTTCCGGGCCGCCGCCGCCTCCAACCGCGGCCTGCAGATCGTCAGCCCGGCCGCAACGACGCTCTCTCCTGCGGTGCGGGCGCACCTGCCGGGCTGGCCGTCGCGCTGGGTCGTGCAGGACGAGCGGGACGGCTACTTCGACGGGATCTCGGGCGCGGTGCTGCGCTGGCAGGAGGGCATGTTCGCCACGGTGATCCCGGCGGACGCGACGGTGCAGGACCCGCGCACTCCGGTGTCCGCCTCGTTCAGGGATGTCTCGGCCACTGGCGAACGGCAGCTGGCCGTCACCTTCCGTACCGTCCACCCCGCGGACGACCGGCTTGTCCTCGGCGGCGCCCTGGAGACGGTCTGGCGCGAACTCACCGGCGAGCCGCCGGCGGGCTGGGGTACCGCCGAACCCGCCAACCTGCCCTGGTCGCCCGGCCGGTTGACCGACCTGGCGTACTCCCGGGCACCCGAGCCGACCTGGTTCGTGGTGGTCGGCAGCCCCGAGCGCCCCGGCCTGGCCACGCTGAAGGTGACCCGCACCGAGGCGGGTGTCGAGGAGGACGTGACCCTGGCCTTCGGCTACGGGGCTGACGAGGAGGTGCCGTTGGATGTCCTGCCGAGGATGGCCGAGGCGCTGGCGACCCGTCACCGTCTCCAGTCGATGCTGCTGCAACTTCGCCGGGCCCGCCGTGACCTTGCGGTGCCTCCTCGTCTCGAAGGGCCGGGTGTGCCGTTGGCGTTCGTGCTGGGTGCGGAGGAGGTCCGGGCGATGCCGGACGACCGCGCCCGCCGGACGCCGTTGTCGGAGCCTGCTGTCAGACTGGGTCCGAAGGCGAGGCCGGCCTTCTACTACCGGTTCCCGGGGGATCCGTCGGACCTGTCGGGGTGGACGGACTTCGAGCGCCTGATGCGGCATCTGAAGGATGCGTGA
- the eccCa gene encoding type VII secretion protein EccCa, with the protein MSTRLIHRPARTVRPPATPEARTIEAPPNLPEGKSGNIAMSLMPMVGLMSSVIMMTFVRNSQFAGLGAILLLVTVVGSVGMAFSQRGKAQRTRRTQREAYLAYLEDLREQLAVEERSRADHADVLNPPPHALYDIVRDPARLWERRRTDGDFLQVRVGTGEMPVRDLRIGQQSSSAMTPPDRFMLNEASALTTRFRTGTELPLTVPLDRVGDISVIGPREDCLRVARALLIQTTALHAPDDVAVALAVPGERLTDWEWAKWLPHLLDTEQFDGPVAARRIAPSVPQLARQLGLELRRRASYAAEIRRGLSGADALSMTSRLLVVSDGHGEDAGDLPRPDDAVGLREMGVTVLHLLERRVQEPGQIGVRITVEGDQVLIEDLRQEQPISAHGTVDEVGTAFAEGLARMLAPLRLSAESLVDAPLSGPVDFAGLLGIDDVARLDLDRLWAPRGERAFLRVPIGISDTHEPVLLDLKESSELGMGPHGLCVGATGSGKSELLRTLVLALVATHPPEDLALVLVDYKGGATFAPFANLPHVAGVITNLENQAGLVERVHASLAGEVKRRQQALKDAGNIADIGSYAVLRAERRPDLDPLPHLFVVIDEFGELITAKPEFIDLFLSIGRIGRSIGVHLLLSSQRIEGGSLRGLDTYLSYRLGLRTFSADESRNVLDTTDAFHLPPLPGFGFLKVDTSHYERFKASYVSGAYRGPVQRAEEEDAGPLALEYGTFNSPAGPENQDDQEPAARRRTTGPTELGVVVGQLEHAAEQVRRIWLPPLPVAIALDTVAGPLDVGARGMQLTGRRGRLQVPIGLLDDPTRQWQGHWFLDLTVAGGHAAVIGGPQSGKTTLLRTLVLSLALTHTPREVGVYGLDLVGGGLQALAGLPHVGGIAGRADRERAVRTVEEVRAMLAAREDLFRDHTIDSVEQLRTLHAAGRLPQLASAEIVLVIDGFGALRDDFEDLDDAVADILKRGGGYGIHVVAGMLRWNDVRIAVQSNFGTRVELRLNDPTESSIERKLAQTLSPDEPGRVLTDGRLFAQVALPRLDGLADNAELGAVLERTARTVRATWSGEVAQPVRVLPQVLEPHLLPGPVAEPKRVPIGLDQTALAPVLLDLFAHDQHLLVMGDSECGKSNLLKTIAGGLIERHGDDELVFAVMDPRRSLRGVIPEEYNGGYAYNARMCAGLAAAVCGELERRLPDENAPLEDLEPGRWRGGGPRIVVLVDDYDVLTTAGQVPLAPFLPYLPSAADIGLHFVLTRRVAGASRGMYEPLVQGLRESGATAVLMAGDRGEGQLFPGVYASQQPAGRGVLIRRGQASRLIQTVYTPE; encoded by the coding sequence ATGAGTACCCGACTGATCCACCGCCCGGCCCGGACGGTCCGGCCCCCGGCCACCCCCGAGGCCCGCACCATTGAGGCCCCGCCGAACCTTCCCGAGGGGAAGTCGGGCAACATCGCGATGTCGCTGATGCCGATGGTCGGCCTGATGTCGTCTGTGATCATGATGACGTTCGTCCGCAACAGCCAGTTCGCCGGCCTCGGCGCGATCCTCCTACTCGTCACTGTTGTCGGCTCGGTCGGCATGGCCTTCTCGCAGCGAGGCAAGGCCCAGCGCACCCGCCGCACCCAGCGCGAGGCCTACCTCGCCTACTTGGAGGACCTGCGCGAGCAACTCGCCGTCGAGGAGCGCTCCCGCGCGGACCACGCCGACGTGCTCAACCCGCCGCCGCACGCCCTGTACGACATCGTGCGCGACCCGGCCCGGCTGTGGGAGCGCCGCCGGACCGACGGCGACTTCCTGCAGGTGCGCGTCGGCACCGGCGAGATGCCGGTGCGCGACCTTCGGATCGGCCAGCAGAGCTCGTCCGCGATGACGCCGCCGGACCGCTTCATGCTCAACGAGGCCTCCGCCCTCACCACCCGCTTCCGCACCGGCACCGAACTCCCGCTGACCGTCCCGCTCGACCGGGTCGGCGACATCAGCGTCATCGGGCCGCGCGAGGACTGCCTGCGGGTCGCCCGCGCCCTGCTGATACAGACCACCGCTCTGCACGCGCCCGACGACGTCGCCGTCGCACTGGCCGTGCCGGGCGAACGGCTCACCGACTGGGAGTGGGCCAAGTGGCTGCCGCACCTGCTCGACACCGAGCAGTTCGACGGGCCCGTCGCCGCCCGCCGAATCGCCCCCTCGGTGCCGCAGCTCGCCCGTCAGCTCGGCCTCGAACTGCGCCGCCGCGCCTCCTACGCGGCCGAGATACGCCGCGGCCTGTCCGGCGCGGACGCGCTGTCGATGACGTCCCGACTGCTGGTCGTCTCCGACGGGCACGGCGAGGACGCCGGCGACCTGCCACGCCCCGACGACGCGGTCGGCCTGCGCGAGATGGGCGTCACCGTGCTGCACCTGCTCGAACGGCGGGTCCAGGAACCCGGGCAGATCGGCGTGCGGATCACCGTCGAGGGCGACCAGGTGCTCATCGAGGACTTGCGCCAGGAGCAGCCGATCAGCGCCCACGGCACGGTGGACGAGGTCGGCACCGCCTTCGCCGAGGGCCTGGCCCGGATGCTCGCCCCGCTGCGGCTGTCCGCCGAGTCCCTGGTCGACGCCCCGCTGAGCGGGCCGGTCGACTTCGCCGGCCTGCTGGGCATCGACGACGTCGCCCGCCTCGACCTCGACCGGTTGTGGGCGCCGCGCGGCGAACGCGCCTTCCTGCGGGTGCCGATCGGCATCAGCGACACCCACGAGCCGGTGCTGCTCGACCTGAAGGAGTCCTCCGAGCTGGGCATGGGCCCGCACGGCCTGTGCGTCGGCGCCACCGGCTCCGGCAAGTCCGAACTGCTGCGAACCCTGGTGCTCGCCCTGGTCGCCACCCACCCACCGGAGGACCTCGCGCTGGTCCTCGTCGACTACAAGGGCGGCGCGACCTTCGCCCCGTTCGCGAACCTGCCGCACGTCGCCGGCGTCATCACCAACCTGGAGAACCAGGCCGGCCTGGTCGAGCGCGTCCACGCCTCGCTCGCGGGCGAGGTCAAGCGCCGCCAGCAGGCCCTCAAGGACGCCGGGAACATCGCCGACATCGGATCCTACGCGGTGCTGCGCGCCGAGCGCCGGCCCGACCTGGACCCGCTGCCGCACCTGTTCGTCGTCATCGACGAGTTCGGCGAACTCATCACCGCCAAGCCCGAATTCATCGACCTGTTCCTGTCCATCGGCCGGATCGGCCGCTCCATCGGCGTGCACCTGCTGCTGTCCAGCCAGCGCATCGAGGGTGGCAGCCTGCGAGGCCTGGACACCTACCTGTCCTATCGGCTTGGCCTGCGCACCTTCTCCGCCGACGAGTCCCGGAACGTCCTGGACACCACGGACGCCTTCCACCTCCCTCCGCTGCCCGGCTTCGGCTTCCTCAAGGTCGACACCAGCCACTACGAGCGGTTCAAGGCCAGCTACGTCTCCGGTGCCTACCGCGGCCCGGTCCAGCGCGCCGAGGAGGAGGACGCCGGGCCGCTCGCCCTCGAGTACGGCACCTTCAACTCCCCGGCCGGGCCGGAGAACCAGGACGATCAGGAACCGGCCGCCCGGCGCCGCACCACCGGCCCGACCGAACTCGGCGTCGTCGTCGGCCAGCTGGAGCACGCCGCCGAGCAGGTCCGCCGGATCTGGCTGCCGCCGCTGCCCGTCGCGATCGCCCTCGACACCGTCGCCGGTCCGCTGGACGTCGGTGCGCGCGGCATGCAGCTCACCGGCCGGCGCGGCAGGCTCCAGGTGCCGATCGGCCTGCTCGACGACCCGACCCGGCAGTGGCAGGGCCACTGGTTCCTGGATCTGACCGTCGCCGGCGGCCACGCCGCCGTCATCGGCGGCCCGCAGTCCGGCAAGACCACCCTGCTGCGCACCCTGGTCCTCTCGCTCGCGCTGACCCACACCCCGCGGGAGGTCGGCGTCTACGGCCTCGACCTGGTCGGCGGCGGCCTCCAGGCGCTGGCCGGCCTTCCGCACGTCGGCGGCATCGCGGGCCGCGCCGACCGCGAGCGCGCCGTCCGGACCGTCGAGGAGGTCCGGGCCATGCTCGCCGCCCGTGAGGACCTCTTCCGCGACCACACCATCGACTCCGTCGAGCAACTGCGCACCCTGCACGCCGCGGGCCGGCTGCCGCAGCTCGCCTCGGCCGAGATCGTCCTGGTCATCGACGGCTTCGGCGCGCTGCGCGACGACTTCGAGGACCTGGACGACGCCGTCGCCGACATCCTCAAGCGAGGCGGCGGCTACGGCATCCACGTCGTGGCGGGCATGCTCCGCTGGAACGACGTCCGGATCGCTGTGCAGTCGAACTTCGGCACCCGGGTGGAGCTGCGCCTCAACGACCCCACCGAGTCCAGTATCGAGCGCAAGCTCGCCCAGACCCTCTCGCCCGACGAGCCCGGCCGCGTCCTGACCGACGGCAGACTCTTCGCCCAGGTCGCGCTGCCCCGGCTGGACGGCCTCGCCGACAACGCCGAACTCGGCGCCGTGCTGGAGCGCACCGCCCGGACGGTCCGCGCCACCTGGAGCGGCGAAGTGGCGCAGCCGGTGCGGGTGTTGCCGCAGGTCCTGGAGCCGCACCTGCTGCCGGGGCCGGTCGCCGAGCCCAAGCGGGTGCCGATCGGGCTGGACCAGACGGCGCTGGCGCCCGTCCTGCTCGACCTCTTCGCCCACGACCAGCATCTGCTGGTGATGGGCGACAGCGAGTGCGGCAAGTCGAACCTGCTGAAGACGATCGCCGGCGGGTTGATCGAGCGCCACGGCGACGACGAGCTGGTCTTCGCCGTCATGGACCCGCGGCGCAGCCTGCGTGGGGTGATCCCCGAGGAGTACAACGGCGGCTACGCCTACAACGCCCGGATGTGCGCGGGCCTCGCCGCCGCCGTCTGCGGCGAGCTGGAGCGGCGCCTGCCCGACGAGAACGCGCCGCTGGAGGACCTGGAGCCCGGCCGCTGGAGGGGCGGCGGCCCGCGGATCGTCGTGCTCGTCGACGACTACGACGTGCTCACCACCGCCGGGCAGGTCCCGCTCGCGCCGTTCCTGCCCTACCTCCCCTCGGCGGCGGACATCGGCCTGCACTTCGTCCTGACCCGCCGGGTCGCGGGCGCCTCACGCGGCATGTACGAGCCACTCGTCCAGGGCCTGCGCGAGTCGGGGGCCACGGCGGTGCTGATGGCGGGCGACCGTGGCGAGGGCCAGCTGTTCCCCGGCGTGTACGCCTCCCAACAGCCTGCGGGGCGTGGTGTGCTCATCCGCCGCGGCCAGGCGAGCCGCCTGATCCAGACCGTCTACACGCCCGAGTAG
- a CDS encoding MinD/ParA family protein has translation MSNGENWQGDVLRDLRAQLDEPTWSAVPPDPVLAAPVEPLGQVPAQVDDRIAAAQYPAAARGASPEQQQVTARRTPDSLPTVERRLAALGRKPRGGEAFAAKVARAIWKNVSSSASREVAEITKIAEVLQRPVTTGRQIAVTSIRGGAGKSTVAALLGTTYAHYRQDPVLFVEADPALGSLPIRLGAETVRWTASDVAEIVKPQMSLLDVTGYLVQLRNNSWLLPGSQGQIGAMLDPRGYQRVMVALRRYFGVTVVDCPTLPTDLARVALSAAQARVLVTPATLDGVASTQAVLQWMRGLPAHVIVGTVVVLAELTPHTGLDVEATVRALRSTGTTVHVLPYDRHLAAGGAIRTDLLARATRATATQLAADVFRLSQNRH, from the coding sequence ATGTCGAACGGGGAGAACTGGCAGGGGGATGTCCTGCGCGATCTGCGGGCGCAGCTCGACGAGCCCACCTGGAGTGCGGTCCCGCCCGACCCGGTGCTCGCCGCTCCCGTCGAACCGCTGGGCCAGGTGCCCGCCCAGGTCGACGACCGAATCGCGGCGGCCCAGTACCCCGCGGCGGCCCGTGGGGCGTCCCCAGAGCAGCAGCAGGTGACCGCGCGTCGGACGCCCGACTCCCTCCCCACCGTCGAGCGGCGCCTCGCCGCCCTGGGCCGCAAGCCGCGCGGCGGTGAGGCGTTCGCGGCCAAGGTGGCCCGCGCGATCTGGAAGAACGTGTCCTCGTCCGCCTCCCGCGAGGTCGCCGAGATCACGAAGATCGCCGAGGTCCTCCAGCGGCCGGTGACCACCGGCCGCCAGATCGCCGTCACCTCGATCCGCGGCGGCGCCGGCAAGTCGACGGTCGCGGCCCTGCTCGGCACCACGTACGCGCACTACCGCCAGGACCCGGTCCTGTTCGTGGAGGCCGACCCGGCGCTCGGCTCGCTGCCGATCCGGCTCGGCGCCGAGACGGTGCGCTGGACCGCCAGCGACGTCGCCGAGATCGTGAAGCCGCAGATGTCGCTGCTCGACGTCACCGGCTACCTGGTTCAACTGCGGAACAACTCCTGGCTGCTGCCGGGCAGTCAGGGCCAGATCGGCGCGATGCTCGACCCCCGGGGCTATCAGCGGGTGATGGTGGCGCTGCGCCGCTACTTCGGCGTCACCGTCGTCGACTGCCCGACGCTGCCCACCGACCTGGCCCGAGTCGCGCTCTCCGCCGCCCAGGCCCGGGTGCTGGTCACTCCGGCGACCCTGGACGGCGTGGCGAGCACCCAGGCAGTCCTGCAGTGGATGCGAGGCCTGCCCGCGCACGTCATCGTCGGCACAGTGGTCGTGCTCGCCGAACTGACCCCGCACACGGGCCTCGACGTTGAAGCGACGGTGCGCGCCCTGCGCTCCACCGGGACGACCGTCCACGTCCTCCCGTACGACCGCCACCTCGCGGCCGGCGGCGCCATACGCACCGACCTGCTCGCCCGCGCGACCCGGGCGACCGCCACCCAGCTCGCCGCGGACGTCTTCCGGCTCTCCCAGAATCGCCACTGA
- the eccD gene encoding type VII secretion integral membrane protein EccD, protein MVSTATTSPARLSRVTLIGERRQADVVLPSDTAIGLLLPDILQLLDDQAASRPTTRQLVTSDGSALPQDSTLDSAGVADGAVLRLVRTHFAPPAPVVHDVVDLVADDLDLRAWRWRPATRRGIAGVATVAFAVAAALLARHEFPLDALAGGLAVVALVLASAGALVTRIGQGNRGLATALLLASGGLGLLGAWNAADAFHWAAPLRLAAVAGALVVTVAMLGFFSPLGRGGLIGAVAVTAITAVWEGVVAFHTDPARVGALTAVFSMVLLGLLPRLALMASGLTALDDRRSSGASVSRHEVGTALAATHLGLALATIATATSAAAGGWLLTMAVKPTAWTVVLPSLVVVVLLSRARAFPLVAEVVALLAAAGVLMVRLVVLWSGHGGGAGALAVLCVAALLPLIALAVQPPDHTQVRLRRLADLVESIGMVGLFPLAVGVFGVYGQLLNKF, encoded by the coding sequence GTGGTGAGCACAGCAACGACGTCCCCGGCCCGGCTGAGCAGGGTGACCCTGATCGGGGAGCGGCGCCAGGCCGATGTGGTCCTGCCCTCCGACACGGCGATCGGTCTCTTGCTCCCGGACATTCTGCAACTGTTGGACGATCAGGCCGCGTCCCGTCCGACGACCCGCCAGTTGGTGACGTCGGACGGTTCCGCGTTGCCGCAGGACAGCACCCTGGACTCGGCGGGGGTGGCTGACGGCGCCGTCCTGCGTCTGGTCCGGACGCACTTTGCTCCGCCCGCCCCGGTCGTGCACGATGTCGTCGACCTGGTGGCCGACGATCTCGATCTGCGCGCCTGGCGCTGGCGTCCGGCGACCCGCCGGGGCATCGCGGGGGTGGCGACCGTCGCCTTCGCGGTCGCGGCCGCCCTGTTGGCCCGTCACGAGTTCCCCCTGGACGCGTTGGCCGGTGGGCTGGCGGTGGTCGCGCTTGTCCTGGCGTCGGCTGGGGCATTGGTCACCCGGATCGGCCAGGGCAACCGGGGTCTGGCCACCGCGCTGCTGCTCGCCTCCGGCGGGCTCGGCCTCCTCGGCGCTTGGAATGCCGCCGACGCCTTCCACTGGGCGGCGCCGCTGCGGCTGGCCGCCGTAGCCGGCGCGCTGGTCGTCACGGTCGCGATGCTCGGCTTCTTCTCCCCGCTGGGCCGTGGCGGCCTGATCGGTGCGGTGGCCGTCACCGCGATCACCGCCGTGTGGGAGGGCGTTGTCGCCTTCCACACGGATCCAGCCCGGGTGGGCGCCCTCACGGCGGTGTTCTCCATGGTGCTGCTCGGACTGCTGCCGCGGCTCGCTCTGATGGCCTCGGGCCTGACCGCGCTGGACGACCGCCGTTCGAGCGGGGCGTCGGTCAGCCGGCACGAGGTGGGTACGGCGCTGGCCGCGACGCACCTCGGCCTGGCGCTGGCGACGATCGCGACCGCGACCTCGGCCGCAGCCGGGGGCTGGCTGCTGACCATGGCCGTGAAGCCGACGGCATGGACGGTGGTGCTACCGTCGCTCGTCGTGGTGGTGCTGCTGTCGCGGGCGCGGGCGTTCCCGCTGGTCGCCGAGGTGGTGGCGCTGCTGGCCGCCGCCGGGGTGCTGATGGTGCGTCTGGTTGTGCTGTGGAGCGGGCACGGTGGTGGTGCCGGGGCGCTGGCCGTCCTGTGTGTCGCCGCGCTGCTGCCGCTGATCGCGCTGGCCGTGCAGCCGCCGGACCACACGCAGGTGCGGCTGCGGCGGTTGGCCGACCTGGTGGAGTCCATCGGGATGGTGGGACTGTTCCCGCTGGCCGTCGGGGTGTTCGGGGTGTACGGGCAACTGCTCAACAAGTTCTGA
- a CDS encoding NUDIX hydrolase, producing MPVRQKEAMSDSPYVPRVFPISVKGVVLDGEGRVLLLKNEREEWELPGGKLELGEEPAACVVREVHEESGWEIGAGPLLDVWMYEPVPGRHVFIVTYGCRRLGPETVPAVSNEHKEVGLFARDEVGSLVMPQGYKDSISRWYAYEGLI from the coding sequence ATGCCCGTCCGCCAGAAGGAAGCGATGAGCGATTCCCCGTACGTGCCGCGTGTGTTCCCGATTTCCGTCAAGGGCGTTGTGCTGGACGGGGAAGGCAGGGTGCTGCTGCTGAAGAACGAGCGGGAGGAATGGGAGCTGCCAGGGGGAAAGCTGGAGCTGGGGGAGGAGCCTGCGGCCTGCGTGGTGCGGGAGGTTCACGAGGAGAGCGGCTGGGAGATCGGCGCTGGGCCGCTGCTGGATGTGTGGATGTACGAGCCGGTCCCTGGTCGGCATGTCTTCATCGTCACGTACGGCTGCAGGAGGCTCGGCCCGGAGACGGTACCGGCGGTCAGCAACGAGCACAAGGAGGTCGGACTCTTCGCCAGGGATGAGGTAGGCAGCCTCGTGATGCCGCAGGGCTACAAGGATTCGATCTCGCGCTGGTACGCGTATGAGGGCTTGATCTGA
- a CDS encoding formyltransferase family protein, with the protein MRVVLMSYGAEGFADLHGPCVAAGHHPVAYVYAAPQRPGGQAASAAGAAIGSILAQLPPGPDLLLPRSLAGLARALAGVQPDLVVCNGFPWKLSAEVLRVPRLGVLNVHPSLLPRHRGPMPIHWAVRHGDAETGVTVHWMDESFDTGKILVQRGGIGLPGDLDGDSVFEQIQALSRELLPEALELAVRGCIGTVQGAEGASYEGMMGPQSAVIDWSASRHDVHNLVRTFRFGRFPVPGPLAVVNGRWVSVLKSRTEPGDGVRMECEDGPLWIVESVPVPARDAWLSAS; encoded by the coding sequence TTGCGGGTCGTTCTGATGTCCTATGGCGCGGAGGGATTCGCCGACCTCCATGGCCCTTGCGTCGCGGCGGGCCATCATCCCGTCGCGTACGTGTACGCCGCCCCGCAAAGGCCGGGCGGGCAGGCCGCGTCCGCGGCGGGAGCAGCGATCGGCAGTATCCTGGCGCAGCTGCCGCCGGGCCCGGACCTGTTGCTTCCGCGTAGCCTCGCCGGCCTGGCCCGTGCGTTGGCTGGTGTCCAGCCGGACCTGGTGGTGTGCAACGGGTTCCCCTGGAAGCTGTCGGCTGAGGTCCTGCGTGTTCCGCGCCTCGGTGTGCTGAACGTTCATCCCTCGCTGCTGCCGCGCCATCGTGGGCCGATGCCTATCCACTGGGCGGTGCGACATGGTGATGCGGAGACGGGTGTGACGGTTCACTGGATGGACGAGTCCTTCGACACGGGGAAGATCCTGGTCCAGCGCGGAGGTATTGGGCTGCCGGGCGACCTGGATGGTGACAGTGTCTTCGAGCAGATCCAGGCTCTTTCCCGTGAGCTGCTCCCGGAAGCACTGGAGTTGGCTGTCAGAGGCTGCATCGGCACTGTGCAGGGCGCGGAAGGTGCGAGCTATGAGGGAATGATGGGGCCGCAGAGCGCGGTCATCGACTGGTCGGCGAGCCGCCACGACGTCCACAATCTCGTCCGTACCTTCCGGTTCGGGCGGTTCCCGGTCCCCGGCCCCCTTGCCGTTGTCAACGGTCGCTGGGTATCCGTCCTCAAGTCCCGTACCGAGCCTGGTGACGGGGTGCGGATGGAGTGCGAGGACGGTCCGCTGTGGATCGTGGAGTCGGTCCCCGTGCCAGCGCGGGATGCCTGGCTATCTGCAAGCTGA